In Papaver somniferum cultivar HN1 chromosome 1, ASM357369v1, whole genome shotgun sequence, a genomic segment contains:
- the LOC113325020 gene encoding 1-aminocyclopropane-1-carboxylate oxidase homolog 12-like codes for MHNNDPNYGREFLGGHELASYDRIKDLKVFDDTKTGVKGVVDAGALSKIPRIFVRPDDELAEEEEEFRVLKNCVNSENSSKFETPVIDLEGVAWMNKNDVGYEQRHEEIVNEIRHASETSGFFQLINHGVPKNVMDEMVKGVKRFHEQDDEAKKPMYSRDPNKSMVYFDNHFHYHKARFAEWKDSLVCRVLSPDIINPQDLPETFRDIMLEYTKHVINLGDTLVELLSEGLGLALECTKNLDHICDYYPACPEPQLTLGSGKHSDSTFFTVLLQDDIGGLQFLHQKFWVDVKPVHGSLLVNIGDLLQVISNERFKSAEHRVVANLVGPRISVASFFSGSKTYRKLCGPIKEVVQ; via the exons ATGCATAATAATGATCCCAACTATGGTCGAGAATTCCTTGGCGGACATGAGTTGGCTAGTTACGATCGTATCAAAGATTTGAAGGTATTTGATGACACAAAAACTGGTGTTAAAGGAGTTGTTGATGCTGGAGCACTATCGAAAATCCCTAGGATCTTTGTTCGACCAGATGATGAGCTcgctgaggaggaggaggagtttCGTGTGCTTAAAAATTGTGTTAACAGTGAGAATAGTAGTAAATTTGAGACTCCGGTGATTGACCTTGAAGGGGTTGCATGGATGAACAAGAATGATGTCGGATATGAACAACGACATGAGGAGATTGTCAACGAAATTCGACATGCGTCAGAGACGTCCGGATTCTTTCAGTTGATTAACCATGGGGTTCCTAAAAATGTGATGGATGAAATGGTGAAAGGTGTGAAAAGATTTCATGAGCAAGACGACGAGGCGAAGAAGCCCATGTACTCAAGAGATCCCAACAAAAGCATGGTGTATTTTGATAATCATTTTCATTATCATAAAGCAAGATTTGCTGAATGGAAGGACAGCTTAGTCTGTCGAGTGTTATCTCCTGATATTATCAACCCGCAAGATTTACCGGAGACATTCAG AGATATTATGCTGGAGTACACCAAGCATGTTATTAATCTGGGAGATACTCTCGTAGAGTTACTATCTGAAGGTTTGGGGCTCGCACTGGAATGTACCAAGAACTTGGATCATATTTGTGATTACTACCCAGCATGCCCAGAGCCACAACTAACTCTGGGTAGTGGTAAGCACTCTGACTCGACGTTTTTCACTGTTCTTCTCCAAGACGACATCGGTGGCCTTCAGTTCCTACATCAGAAATTCTGGGTTGATGTTAAACCAGTCCATGGATCTTTATTAGTGAATATCGGGGATTTGCTCCAG GTGATAAGCAATGAAAGGTTCAAAAGCGCAGAACACAGGGTGGTGGCGAATCTCGTTGGACCAAGAATTTCAGTGGCATCATTTTTCAGCGGTTCTAAGACATACAGAAAGCTTTGTGGTCCAATTAAGGAGGTGGTACAATAA